One window from the genome of Saimiri boliviensis isolate mSaiBol1 chromosome 2, mSaiBol1.pri, whole genome shotgun sequence encodes:
- the AQP3 gene encoding aquaporin-3 isoform X2: protein MGRQKELVSRCGEMLHIRYRLLRQALAECLGTLILVMFGCGSVAQVVLSRGTHGGFLTINLAFGFAVTLGILIAGQVSGAHLNPAVTFAMCFLAREPWIKLPIYTLAQTLGAFLGAGIVFGLYYDAIWSFADNQLFVSGPNGTAGIFATYPSGHLDMINGFFDQDWPALVVGAHRVPSPGLHCWRLRVPAHDWLPPGAAPTLHRARECEAGPCEAQGADLSGQGPSPHSEAPALSSH from the exons ATGGGTCGACAGAAGGAGCTGGTGTCCCGCTGCGGGGAGATGCTCCACATCCGCTACCGGCTGCTCCGCCAGGCTCTGGCCGAGTGCTTGGGGACCCTCATCCTCGTG ATGTTTGGTTGTGGCTCCGTGGCCCAGGTTGTGCTCAGCCGGGGCACCCACGGTGGTTTCCTCACCATCAACCTGGCCTTTGGCTTTGCTGTCACCCTGGGCATCCTCATCGCTGGCCAGGTCTCCG GGGCCCACCTGAACCCTGCTGTGACCTTTGCCATGTGCTTCCTGGCTCGTGAGCCCTGGATCAAACTGCCCATCTACACCCTGGCACAGACGCTGGGAGCCTTCTTGGGTGCTGGAATTGTTTTTGGGCTGTATTATG ATGCAATCTGGAGCTTTGCCGacaaccagctttttgtttcggGCCCCAATGGCACAGCTGGCATCTTTGCTACCTATCCCTCTGGACACTTGGATATGATCAATGGCTTCTTTGACCAG GACTGGCCGGCattggtggtgggtgcccatcGTGTCCCCTCTCCTGGGCTCCATTGCTGGCGTCTTCGTGTACCAGCTCATGATTGGCTGCCACCTGGAGCAGCCCCCACCCTCCACCGAGCAAGAGAATGTGAAGCTGGCCCATGTGAAGCACAAGGAGCAGATCTGAGTG
- the AQP3 gene encoding aquaporin-3 isoform X1 gives MGRQKELVSRCGEMLHIRYRLLRQALAECLGTLILVMFGCGSVAQVVLSRGTHGGFLTINLAFGFAVTLGILIAGQVSGAHLNPAVTFAMCFLAREPWIKLPIYTLAQTLGAFLGAGIVFGLYYDAIWSFADNQLFVSGPNGTAGIFATYPSGHLDMINGFFDQFIGTASLIVCVLAIVDPYNNPVPRGLEAFTVGLVVLVIGTSMGFNSGYAVNPARDFGPRLFTALAGWGSEVFTTGRHWWWVPIVSPLLGSIAGVFVYQLMIGCHLEQPPPSTEQENVKLAHVKHKEQI, from the exons ATGGGTCGACAGAAGGAGCTGGTGTCCCGCTGCGGGGAGATGCTCCACATCCGCTACCGGCTGCTCCGCCAGGCTCTGGCCGAGTGCTTGGGGACCCTCATCCTCGTG ATGTTTGGTTGTGGCTCCGTGGCCCAGGTTGTGCTCAGCCGGGGCACCCACGGTGGTTTCCTCACCATCAACCTGGCCTTTGGCTTTGCTGTCACCCTGGGCATCCTCATCGCTGGCCAGGTCTCCG GGGCCCACCTGAACCCTGCTGTGACCTTTGCCATGTGCTTCCTGGCTCGTGAGCCCTGGATCAAACTGCCCATCTACACCCTGGCACAGACGCTGGGAGCCTTCTTGGGTGCTGGAATTGTTTTTGGGCTGTATTATG ATGCAATCTGGAGCTTTGCCGacaaccagctttttgtttcggGCCCCAATGGCACAGCTGGCATCTTTGCTACCTATCCCTCTGGACACTTGGATATGATCAATGGCTTCTTTGACCAG TTCATAGGCACAGCCTCCCTCATCGTGTGTGTGCTGGCCATTGTCGACCCCTACAACAACCCTGTCCCCCGAGGCCTGGAGGCCTTCACCGTGGGCCTGGTGGTCCTGGTCATTGGCACCTCCATGGGCTTCAACTCTGGCTATGCCGTCAACCCTGCCCGGGACTTTGGCCCCCGCCTTTTTACCGCCCTTGCGGGCTGGGGCTCTGAAGTCTTCAC GACTGGCCGGCattggtggtgggtgcccatcGTGTCCCCTCTCCTGGGCTCCATTGCTGGCGTCTTCGTGTACCAGCTCATGATTGGCTGCCACCTGGAGCAGCCCCCACCCTCCACCGAGCAAGAGAATGTGAAGCTGGCCCATGTGAAGCACAAGGAGCAGATCTGA